From Bradyrhizobium sp. sBnM-33:
AGGACATCAAGAACGGCATGACGGTGCCGCCGGAATGGTCGCTCTCGAAGCTGATCGATTTTGCGAGCAAGCCCTCATGGGTCGCCGGCGTCCTTCGCGGCAAGCGCCGAACCTTCGGCAACATCGTCGGCCACGTCAAAGGTACCGAGGATCTCACCAAGCTCTCGGAATGGACCGCGTCGCAGTTCGATACGTCGCTGAACTGGAAGGACATCGACTGGATTCGCTCGATCTGGCCGGGCAAGCTGATCCTCAAAGGCATTCTCGACGTCGAGGACGCCGAGATCGCGGCGAAGACCGGCGCGCAGGCGATCGTGGTTTCCAATCATGGAGGCCGCCAGCTCGACGGCGCGCCGTCCACGATCGAGGTGCTGCCCGAAATCGTCGATACCGTCGGCTCGAAGATCGAGATCATGTTCGACGGCGGCATCCGCTCCGGCCAGGACGTGATGCGCGCGCTCGCACTCGGCGCCAAATCCTGCATGATCGGCCGCGCCTATGCCTATGGCCTAGGGGCCGGCGGCGAAGCCGGCGTTGCCAAGGCGCTCGACATCATCGGCAAGGAAATGCTCACGACGATGGGGCTGTGTGGCGTCAACACGATTGCCGAGATCGACGATCGCGTGCTGGCGGTTTAGATCTAGCTTGCTTACTTCCCTTCTCCCCTTGTGGGAGAAGGTGGCGGACACAGTCCGCCGGATGAGGGGTTCTCTCCGCGGAGAGAACCCCTCACCCGTCTCAATCGCGCTTTTCGCGCGATTGATACACCCTCTCCCACAAGGGGAGAGGGTGTAAGAGGCGACGCCGCCAGAACTAACTCACATCGGCGGTGTGATTCCGTCGCGGCCGACATTGACGCGCGATGCTTCCAGCGTGCCGTCGTCCTTCTTCACCGCGCTGAAGATAATCACTTTCGCGCCCGGCTTCAGCTCGGACTTGTCGCCGGCGACGAAGGTGACGACAGGCGTACCCGGCGGCACCACGACTTTCTTTTCACCGTCCTTGTATTTGACCAGGATGTTCTGGCCGTCGGTGCCCTTCACGGTCTGGGCGACGGTGGCGTTGGTCATGGTCGAGTTCGGGCGCTGGTCCCAGGGCCGGAAGCCTTCGGCCGCGCCGCGCTGGTTCTCCGGGAAGATATGCACCGCGACTGCCTTCTGGGTGCCGTCCGGCTCCGGCATGCCGGTGACGCCGATATAGGAGCCTTCCTTGATTTCCGACAGTTCGGTCTTGGCAACGCCGAACACCGCGACATTGTCGGTGACACGCACCTTCATGTCGGTGCCCTCGCGCGACTTGATCGACAGCATGGGCCCGTCGACCGCCTCGATGGTACCGCGAATGCGAACCGTCGGCGGCTGTTGTGCCGAGGCCTCCGTCGCAACCAAAGCGGCAAGGCCCAGCGAGGCCACTAGCATCCATGGCCATGAAGATGATTTCAGCATGGTATTCCTCCCTAGATGTATTGGCGCCCAACTCAACGCAAACACCGCACGGGAGGTAGCTATTCCATGGCGCGGGTTGTTCACTTTCCTTCTCTCCTTGTGGGAGAAGGTGGCGATAGGCGGACTTATGCCGCCTAATGCCTCTCCCGCAAGGGGAGAGGGGAAAATCACATCGGCGGGGTCAGCCCGTCGCGGCCGACGCTGACGCGGCTGGTCTCGAGCGAGCCATCCGGCAGCTTCTTCGAGAAGGCGATCACCTTGGCGCCTACCTTGAGGTCGGACTTGCCGGCAGGAACGTAGGTCACGACCGGCGTCTCCGGAGAGACCACGACTTTCTTCTCGCCGCCTTTGTATTTGACCGTCAGGGTATGGCCGTCATTGCCGACCACGGACTCCGCGACCGTCGCGTTGGTCATCGTGGAGTTCGGACGCAGATCATAGGGCCGCGAGCCCTCGCCGGTGCCGCGCATCGCGTCCGGAAATACATGTACCTCCACCGCGTTCTGGCTGCCGTCGGGCCCCGGCACCGTGGTGGTGCCGATGAAGGATCCAACCTTGATATCGGACAGAGAAATCTTACTGATCCCAATGACGTTGACGTCGCCGGTCATGTGCAGCCTGACGTCCTCGCCGCCGCGGGACTTCACGGCAAGCACGTCACCATCGACGGCTTCGATGGTGCCGCGAACGCGCGTCGGCGTCGGTGGTTGCTGGGCAATCGCGTAAAGCGTGGAGCCCGCCACCATCGCGACGGCGACAAGCGGGCGAACGAGCTGAAAATGACGGACGGGCATGCTGGGGTCTCCAATGGCAGCACTGACGTAGCCATTGACCCCGGCTTTTCAAAAAAATTCCGACTCAAGATCCGCGATCGGCCGATCATGTATTCGTGAGATCGGCTTCGACCAACGCGCGAAGCTCCGGCGTCACCTCGGGACGCCGCCCGAACCACAGTTCGAATCCCCGCACCGCCTGATGCAAGAGCATGCCGAGCCCGTCGGCGGTCTTCAGCCCGCGGGCGCGCACGGCGGCCAGCAACGGCGTGTCGAGCGGCACATAAACGAGATCGGCGACGACGGCGCGTGACGGCAGCCGGCCGATATCGAGCTCGAGCGGCGGCTGGCCCTTCATGCCGAGCGAGGTCGTATTCACCAGAAGCCCGGCACGCGGCAGGAGATCGCCGAGCGCATCCCACGCCACAGGCAAGACGCTTGGGCCGAACTGATCCGCCAACGCGCTCGCGCGCGCCATGGTGCGATTGACGAGATGAATGCGCTTGATGCCGCGTTCGCGCAGTCCAAACACGACGGCGCGCGACGAACCGCCGGCGCCCAGCACCAGCGCATCCTCCGCTTGGTCCCAGCCGCTGGCGCAGGCGTCGAGATTGTTGATAAACCCTTCGACGTCGGTATTGGTCGAGCACAATTCGCCGTCTGCGAACCACAGCGTATTGGCGGCGCCGACCGCGCGGGCGCGCTCGTCCGGTTTCGACAACGCAAGCGCGCGCTCCTTGTGAGGAATGGTGACGTTGGCGCCGACAAAGCCGCGCAGCGACAGCCGGAAGACGAAATCCTGAAACTCGTCGGGCGGCACCGCCTCGATGACGTAGCCGCCCTCGATGCCCAGCGTCCGCAGCCAGTAATGATGGATCAACGGTGAACGCGAATGCGCGGCCGGCCATCCGATCAGGCAGGCGGCGGGGGGTTTAGGCACGGCAATAGCCTCCTCCAAAGACGTCGATGGCCGGGATAAACCCGGCCACGATTATCAATTTATCTTCCGCTGAAATGAGTCAAGCCGCGCGCCCGCCGCCGCAGACGGAGCTGCGGCGGCCAGGCCGGCCAGCTACGCCGCGACGCGATGCGCGGCGATGATCTGGTCGGCGGCGCGGCCGGTGACCTCGGCCATGCGGTCGAATTGGCGGGTGAAACCGCCGGCGCCGGCGGTGGCCGAGCGCAACTCCACGATCAGATCGCCGATCTCCGCTTCCGGCATGGTGGCGCGGACGCAGTCCCATCCCGGCCAGCCCTCGCGGGTGTCGAAGCCGAGAATCTGGCCGCGTCGCGCCGACAGGATCGCGTTGATCTTCGCCGTCGCTTCCGTCGGGCAGACGATCTCCACCATGTGGATCGGCTCCAGCAGCACCGGCTGGCACTGCGGCAGCGCCTCGGTCATGCCGATTCGCGCCGCGGTGCGGAACGCGAGATCGGACGAGTCGACGCTGTGATAGGAGCCGTCGATGAGCGTGACTTCAACATCGATGACGGGAAAACCGAGCGGACCCTTGGCGAGGCCGTCGACCACGCCCTCTTCCACCGCGCCGATATAGTTTTTCGGCACCGCGCCGCCGACCACCTTTTCGTGGAACTCGAAGCCTGAGCCGCGCGGCAGCGGCTTGATTTCCAGCACCACGTCGCCGAACTGGCCATGGCCGCCGGATTGCTTCTTGTGGCGGCCGCGCTGGGTGATCGGTTTGCGGATGGTCTCCTGATAGCCGATCGCCGGCGGCTGCGATTTGACGTTAACGCCGAAGCGGTCGCGCAGCCGCTCGAGCGCGACGCGCAGATGCATCTCGCCCTGCCCCCACAACACGATGTCGTGGGTGCGCTGGTTCTGGATCATCGTCAGCGACGGATCCTCCTCGTTCAGCCTCAGCAGCGCTTGACCCAGCTTGACATCGTCCTTGCGATCGGCCGCCGAGACGGACATCGCGAGCACCGGCGGTACCGGCGTCACCTGCACCAGCGCCGGCGGCGCGGTCTTGCCGCCGGACAGCGTGTCTCCGGTCTTGATGGCGTCGAGCTTGCCGAGGGCGACGGTGTCGCCGGCCTCGGCCGAAGGCCGCTTGGTATCGTACGCGCCGTTGACGGCGAGAATGCCGGACACGCGCCCGGATTCGCCGGAGGAGGATTGCAGCGTGGCGCCGTCGTCGAGATGGCCGGCAAGCAGCCGCACCAGCGACAGCTTGCCGCCGTGCTGCAGGTGCAGCGTCTTGAACACATAAGCCAACGCTTCCTTTTGCGACGGCGCACCGAGGCGTTTCGCCGTCTCGACGACGCCGGGCGATTCGTGACGCAGCGCCTTCATCAGCCGCAACACGCCGTTTTCACGGCTCGCGGCGCCCAGCAGCACCGGGCAGATCAGCCCTTCGCGCAATTCGCGGGCGAGATCGTCGAACACCGCGTCGCGCGGCGGCTGGATGTCCTCCAGCAACTGCTCCATCAGCGCGTCGTCATGATCGGCGAGCTTTTCCAGCATCGAGAAGCGCGCTTCCTTCTCGCGGTCGAGATCGCCGCCTTCCAGCGCAATCACTTCGGAGGGCTTGTGCTCGCGATAGACGAATGCGCGCTCGAGTGCGAGATCGACAAAGCCTTCGATCAGCTCGCCGTTCCAGATCGGAATCTGCCGCAGCACCAGCGGCACGCGCGAGGCCGGCTGCAGGGTCGCCAGCGTTTCGCGGATGCGCTTGTTGGCGCGGTCGATCTTGTTCAAAAACAGAAAACGCGGAATGCCGAGATCTTCCAGCTCGCGCAGGATGATCTGCAGTTGCGGCAGCTTCTTCTCGTCCGCCTCGCAGACCACGACCGCGGCATCGACCGCGGGCAACGCGGCGCGCATGTCATGCGCGAACTCGACCGAGCCGGGACAATCGATAAAGGTGTAACTATCGCCCATGAAGGTGGTGGTCGCGGCGCTCAGGCCCACGCCCATCTTGTGATTGCGCGCTTCGGGGCTGGCATCGCCGACGGAAGTTCCAGCATCGACGCTGCCGGCACTTTTAATGGCGCCCGTTCGCGCCAGTATGGCTTCTAGAAGTGTGGTTTTACCGCTCTGGAAAGGGCCCACCAGCGCAATGCACCGTGGACCGCGGGGACTTCTGACGTCTTGTCCCATTGCCGCCTCCCGTTTTG
This genomic window contains:
- a CDS encoding shikimate dehydrogenase; protein product: MAVPKPPAACLIGWPAAHSRSPLIHHYWLRTLGIEGGYVIEAVPPDEFQDFVFRLSLRGFVGANVTIPHKERALALSKPDERARAVGAANTLWFADGELCSTNTDVEGFINNLDACASGWDQAEDALVLGAGGSSRAVVFGLRERGIKRIHLVNRTMARASALADQFGPSVLPVAWDALGDLLPRAGLLVNTTSLGMKGQPPLELDIGRLPSRAVVADLVYVPLDTPLLAAVRARGLKTADGLGMLLHQAVRGFELWFGRRPEVTPELRALVEADLTNT
- a CDS encoding alpha-hydroxy acid oxidase; this encodes MKHITCIEDLRQLHKRRVPKAFFDYVDRGSYTEDTLRANSEDLRQIKFRQRILVDVSKRDLSATVLGEPAAMPLILAPVGLLGMQHGDGEIHACRAAQAAGIPFTQSTMSICSIEDIAASVDKPFWFQLYVMKDRGFIKSLVERAIAAKCSALVLTVDLQVIGQRHQDIKNGMTVPPEWSLSKLIDFASKPSWVAGVLRGKRRTFGNIVGHVKGTEDLTKLSEWTASQFDTSLNWKDIDWIRSIWPGKLILKGILDVEDAEIAAKTGAQAIVVSNHGGRQLDGAPSTIEVLPEIVDTVGSKIEIMFDGGIRSGQDVMRALALGAKSCMIGRAYAYGLGAGGEAGVAKALDIIGKEMLTTMGLCGVNTIAEIDDRVLAV
- a CDS encoding elongation factor G, which codes for MGQDVRSPRGPRCIALVGPFQSGKTTLLEAILARTGAIKSAGSVDAGTSVGDASPEARNHKMGVGLSAATTTFMGDSYTFIDCPGSVEFAHDMRAALPAVDAAVVVCEADEKKLPQLQIILRELEDLGIPRFLFLNKIDRANKRIRETLATLQPASRVPLVLRQIPIWNGELIEGFVDLALERAFVYREHKPSEVIALEGGDLDREKEARFSMLEKLADHDDALMEQLLEDIQPPRDAVFDDLARELREGLICPVLLGAASRENGVLRLMKALRHESPGVVETAKRLGAPSQKEALAYVFKTLHLQHGGKLSLVRLLAGHLDDGATLQSSSGESGRVSGILAVNGAYDTKRPSAEAGDTVALGKLDAIKTGDTLSGGKTAPPALVQVTPVPPVLAMSVSAADRKDDVKLGQALLRLNEEDPSLTMIQNQRTHDIVLWGQGEMHLRVALERLRDRFGVNVKSQPPAIGYQETIRKPITQRGRHKKQSGGHGQFGDVVLEIKPLPRGSGFEFHEKVVGGAVPKNYIGAVEEGVVDGLAKGPLGFPVIDVEVTLIDGSYHSVDSSDLAFRTAARIGMTEALPQCQPVLLEPIHMVEIVCPTEATAKINAILSARRGQILGFDTREGWPGWDCVRATMPEAEIGDLIVELRSATAGAGGFTRQFDRMAEVTGRAADQIIAAHRVAA